A part of Melittangium boletus DSM 14713 genomic DNA contains:
- a CDS encoding Uma2 family endonuclease, whose protein sequence is MAFALHEARAMGRSSAMTVRRPPETRSTERNAPSVEAAFQAAPEVMVAEILEGELHLSPRPARPHANVYANLSILLGRPFKFGEDGPGGWVLLAEPELHLGPRPDKVVPDLAGWRRERLPQAVGGADAPAHYALAPDWACEILSQSTRRLDQGPKMRIYAREGVGHLWHVDPIARTLDLFRLAQGDWLRVERFTGEGRVRVEPFDAIELDMALLWSE, encoded by the coding sequence ATGGCCTTCGCGTTGCACGAGGCGCGGGCCATGGGAAGATCCTCCGCCATGACCGTCCGCCGTCCTCCCGAAACCAGGTCCACCGAGCGCAACGCTCCGTCCGTCGAGGCGGCCTTCCAGGCGGCGCCCGAGGTGATGGTGGCGGAAATCCTCGAAGGAGAACTTCACCTCAGTCCCCGCCCGGCGCGCCCCCACGCGAATGTCTATGCCAACCTGAGCATCCTCCTGGGGAGACCCTTCAAGTTCGGCGAGGACGGGCCGGGGGGATGGGTGCTCCTCGCCGAGCCAGAACTCCACCTGGGCCCGAGACCGGACAAGGTCGTGCCGGACCTGGCGGGATGGAGGAGGGAGCGCCTGCCCCAGGCCGTTGGAGGCGCGGACGCTCCGGCGCATTACGCGCTCGCTCCGGACTGGGCCTGCGAAATCCTCTCCCAGAGCACGCGGCGGCTGGACCAGGGGCCGAAGATGCGCATCTACGCGCGCGAGGGAGTAGGGCACCTGTGGCATGTGGATCCGATTGCCCGGACGCTGGACCTCTTCCGGCTCGCGCAAGGGGACTGGCTCCGTGTCGAGCGCTTCACGGGCGAGGGGCGGGTTCGCGTCGAGCCGTTCGATGCCATCGAGTTGGACATGGCGCTTCTCTGGTCCGAGTGA
- a CDS encoding metallophosphoesterase — MAPRLARRRSAPSTAQAVSGSAAMQRNTMRRNELRAVGPDPLRPEARLRWRDHFTLSENVLHVPGMHREHEGLVIAHLSDIHVGMATSAVRIRRAVAEVNERNPDLIFLTGDYVTHSPKPLPRVIELLAGFNRPVFAVMGNHDHWVDVHYLRSGFERLGYTVLQNEHRVLDVRGAPLTVLGIDDGRTHRDDVEATFRGAPESGTRLVLTHSPPTVDKLPPNANLVQFSGHTHGGQFVVRGLTEAIFRRAGQPYIQGHYHVRGNQLYVNMGLGFGFGGMYLRRGTYPEVAFFTLRHADSAHAS; from the coding sequence ATGGCCCCGAGACTCGCCCGCCGCCGCTCCGCTCCCTCGACCGCCCAGGCGGTCTCCGGTTCCGCCGCCATGCAGCGGAACACCATGCGGCGCAATGAGCTGAGGGCCGTGGGTCCGGATCCGCTGCGGCCCGAGGCCCGGCTGCGCTGGCGGGATCACTTCACCCTGTCGGAGAACGTGCTGCACGTGCCGGGCATGCACCGCGAGCATGAGGGACTGGTCATCGCGCACCTGTCCGACATCCACGTGGGGATGGCCACCTCCGCGGTGCGCATCCGCCGCGCGGTGGCCGAGGTCAACGAGCGCAACCCCGACCTCATCTTCCTCACCGGCGACTACGTCACCCACAGCCCCAAGCCCCTGCCGCGCGTCATCGAGCTCTTGGCGGGCTTCAACCGCCCGGTGTTCGCGGTGATGGGCAACCATGACCACTGGGTGGACGTGCACTACCTGCGCTCGGGCTTCGAGCGGCTGGGCTACACGGTGTTGCAGAACGAGCACCGGGTGTTGGACGTGCGCGGCGCGCCCCTGACGGTGCTGGGCATCGACGATGGGCGGACGCACCGCGACGACGTGGAGGCCACCTTCCGGGGCGCCCCCGAGTCCGGCACGCGGCTGGTGCTCACCCACTCGCCGCCCACGGTGGACAAGCTGCCCCCCAACGCCAACCTGGTGCAGTTCTCCGGACACACGCACGGGGGCCAGTTCGTGGTGCGAGGCCTCACCGAGGCCATCTTCCGCCGCGCCGGCCAGCCCTACATCCAGGGCCACTACCATGTGCGCGGCAACCAGCTGTACGTGAACATGGGGCTCGGCTTCGGCTTCGGCGGCATGTACCTGCGCCGCGGCACCTACCCCGAGGTGGCCTTCTTCACCCTGCGCCACGCCGACTCGGCCCACGCGTCCTGA
- a CDS encoding GspE/PulE family protein, which yields MPNGPEGFSELSQFQLDRKSQRLLPEPFCRRHLVVVLGKVDPEHPDAPVTVGMVRPDAVHVLQQIGDLLERPIQPVRLNRYEVESALQTGFGEGPRVLAKLVIRPSPLSKSQPSAVELVNHILALAVDKKASDIHIESYPGDVDVRLRIDGILHQIYTDMDPETVQEVVSRIKILAELDITERRAPQDGRIRAVIEHGQEDRKVIDYRVSVVPSPTGEDVVIRILDADAGLVPVGKLGMTEEMQRVFLQLLANPEGLVLVTGPTGSGKTTSLYSALSQLNDGRRKIITAEDPIEYFVPKVNQKQVSEQMSYATLLRALLRQDPNVLLVGEIRDLETGSTALNAARTGHLVLGTLHTADAVGAIGRLRGLELDDTDIADALLAILAQRLARRVCEKCSEEDSPSDEQKALFGVLLAGMRPRKGRGCAHCHHTGYRGRVGIFELLLVDPGLQDLIVAGAHNARIREHARERGFKTMVDDALEKIAAGLTTLDELIRVVPYRHILAARDERRG from the coding sequence ATGCCGAATGGCCCAGAAGGCTTCTCCGAACTCTCCCAGTTTCAGCTCGATCGCAAATCCCAGCGGCTCCTCCCGGAGCCCTTCTGCCGCCGTCACCTCGTGGTGGTGCTGGGCAAGGTCGATCCGGAGCACCCGGACGCGCCGGTGACGGTGGGCATGGTGCGGCCGGACGCCGTGCACGTCCTCCAGCAGATTGGAGATCTGCTGGAGCGGCCCATCCAACCGGTGAGGCTCAACCGGTACGAGGTCGAATCCGCCCTGCAAACCGGCTTCGGGGAAGGGCCCCGCGTGCTGGCGAAGCTCGTCATCCGCCCCAGCCCGCTCTCCAAATCCCAGCCGTCCGCCGTGGAACTCGTCAACCACATCCTCGCCCTGGCGGTGGACAAGAAGGCCTCGGACATCCACATCGAGAGCTACCCGGGGGATGTGGATGTCCGCCTGCGGATCGACGGCATCCTCCACCAGATCTACACGGACATGGATCCAGAGACGGTCCAGGAGGTGGTCAGCCGGATCAAGATCCTCGCGGAGCTGGACATCACCGAGCGCCGCGCGCCCCAGGATGGCCGCATCCGCGCCGTCATCGAGCACGGCCAGGAGGATCGCAAGGTCATCGATTACCGCGTGAGCGTGGTGCCGAGCCCCACGGGCGAGGACGTCGTCATCCGCATCCTCGACGCGGACGCCGGGCTCGTTCCGGTGGGCAAGCTCGGGATGACCGAGGAGATGCAGCGCGTCTTCCTGCAACTGCTCGCCAACCCCGAAGGGCTCGTGCTCGTGACGGGCCCCACGGGCAGCGGCAAGACGACCTCTCTGTACTCGGCCCTGTCCCAGCTCAATGACGGCCGGCGGAAGATCATCACCGCCGAGGATCCGATCGAGTACTTCGTCCCCAAGGTCAATCAGAAGCAGGTCAGCGAGCAGATGTCCTATGCCACGCTGCTGCGCGCCCTGCTCCGCCAGGATCCGAACGTGTTGCTGGTGGGAGAAATCCGCGACCTGGAGACGGGCAGCACCGCCCTCAACGCGGCCCGTACCGGCCACCTCGTCCTGGGCACCCTCCACACCGCGGATGCGGTGGGGGCCATCGGGCGCTTGAGGGGCCTGGAACTGGACGACACGGACATCGCGGATGCGCTCCTGGCCATCCTGGCGCAGCGGCTCGCCCGCCGCGTCTGCGAGAAGTGCTCCGAGGAGGACTCGCCCTCCGACGAGCAGAAGGCGCTCTTCGGTGTCTTGCTGGCGGGGATGCGGCCTCGGAAGGGTCGGGGGTGTGCCCATTGCCACCACACGGGCTATCGCGGCCGGGTGGGCATCTTCGAACTGCTCCTGGTGGATCCAGGCCTGCAGGACCTCATTGTCGCGGGGGCCCACAACGCGCGGATCCGCGAGCACGCGCGGGAGCGCGGCTTCAAGACGATGGTCGACGACGCACTGGAGAAGATCGCCGCGGGGCTGACCACGCTGGATGAGCTGATTCGCGTGGTGCCCTACCGGCACATCCTCGCCGCCCGCGACGAGCGGCGCGGCTGA
- a CDS encoding cupin domain-containing protein, producing MKSRSLTLAIIGALSLPLLAIAHANGRSGTVTPIFSQPIPNIPGKSVKALVVEYPPGGSSPAHRHAPSAFIYAHVLSGEIRSQVNDGPARVYRAGEGFYETPGSHHGVSENASATKPAKLLAVFVVDTDDKELTTPDKE from the coding sequence ATGAAATCCCGCTCACTCACCTTGGCAATCATTGGCGCGCTCTCCCTGCCCCTGCTGGCGATCGCCCATGCGAACGGACGCTCCGGCACGGTCACGCCCATCTTCTCCCAACCCATCCCCAACATTCCTGGCAAGTCGGTGAAGGCCCTCGTGGTGGAGTACCCGCCCGGTGGTTCATCGCCCGCCCATCGGCACGCTCCGTCGGCCTTCATCTACGCCCATGTCCTGTCAGGTGAAATCCGCAGCCAGGTCAACGATGGTCCGGCGCGCGTCTATCGCGCCGGAGAGGGCTTCTACGAGACGCCCGGCTCTCATCACGGCGTCAGCGAAAACGCCAGCGCGACCAAGCCCGCCAAGCTCCTGGCCGTCTTCGTCGTCGACACCGATGACAAGGAACTGACGACTCCCGACAAGGAATAG
- a CDS encoding PLP-dependent aminotransferase family protein, with product MPPPLRLKVDRSARTSLADQIHAGIRDAIHDGRLVGGARLPSWSDLATQLGVARGTVRAAYERLADEQLILGQGAAGTYVAQGLAALPRRERPAKTSPLPGMLPDFDFERPPLPFQMGVPAQDAFPFTMWARVMAKAARASASAPVSYPDPRGRLELRREIAAYLTIVRGMRCDPSQVFVTAGFSGALGLTLQVLRPSGAVWMEEPGFPITRRALELTGLTVVPVPVDEEGMIVAEGIRRAPHAHLAVVTPGQQAPLGMTLSLARRLALLDWARAADAWLIEDDYLGELQLEGRAAPALASLDPEGRVLHIGTFSKTLSPALRLGFLVVPPSLVARFGEAAACLAPAPTAPQQAVTAFLADGHHLRHLRRMKRLYRSRRDALVARLRATMGDAIGIPYSTGGLAVRLGLPEDVDDRAVAADALAQGMAPVPLSMWYAEPPRRSGLLLGVTNLVERRLASDCDRLLDLLRRARRPPASGGPRSLISPR from the coding sequence GTGCCCCCACCGCTTCGGCTCAAGGTCGATCGCTCGGCCAGGACCTCCCTGGCCGACCAGATTCACGCAGGCATCCGCGACGCCATCCACGATGGACGGTTGGTAGGCGGCGCGCGCTTGCCCTCCTGGAGCGACCTGGCCACCCAGCTCGGCGTCGCCCGAGGCACCGTGCGCGCGGCCTATGAGCGGCTCGCCGATGAGCAGCTGATCCTCGGCCAGGGTGCCGCCGGCACCTATGTCGCCCAGGGGCTCGCCGCGCTGCCTCGGAGGGAACGGCCGGCCAAGACCTCGCCGCTGCCCGGGATGCTCCCCGATTTCGATTTCGAGCGGCCGCCCTTGCCCTTCCAGATGGGCGTGCCCGCCCAGGACGCCTTTCCCTTCACCATGTGGGCTCGAGTCATGGCGAAGGCGGCCCGAGCATCGGCCTCGGCGCCAGTGAGCTATCCCGACCCGCGCGGCCGCCTCGAGCTGCGCCGAGAAATCGCCGCCTATCTGACCATCGTCCGTGGCATGCGCTGCGATCCCTCCCAGGTGTTCGTGACGGCTGGCTTCTCCGGCGCCCTGGGGCTCACGCTGCAAGTCTTGCGACCGAGCGGCGCGGTCTGGATGGAGGAGCCCGGCTTTCCCATCACGCGCAGGGCGCTGGAGCTCACTGGCCTGACGGTGGTCCCGGTCCCCGTCGACGAGGAGGGCATGATCGTCGCCGAGGGCATACGCCGCGCGCCGCACGCCCATCTGGCGGTCGTCACGCCGGGGCAACAGGCCCCGCTCGGAATGACCCTGTCCCTGGCACGCCGTCTGGCCCTGCTGGACTGGGCGCGAGCGGCCGATGCGTGGCTCATCGAGGACGACTACCTCGGCGAGTTGCAGCTCGAAGGCCGCGCCGCCCCCGCCCTGGCGTCGTTGGACCCCGAGGGCCGGGTGCTGCACATCGGCACCTTCAGCAAGACCCTCAGCCCGGCGTTGCGGCTCGGCTTCCTGGTCGTGCCCCCCTCCCTCGTCGCGCGTTTCGGAGAGGCGGCCGCCTGCCTGGCACCAGCGCCCACCGCCCCACAGCAGGCGGTGACGGCGTTCCTGGCCGACGGGCACCATTTGCGGCATCTGCGGCGCATGAAGCGGCTCTACCGCTCGCGGCGAGACGCCCTGGTGGCGAGACTGCGCGCCACGATGGGCGACGCGATCGGTATCCCCTACTCGACCGGCGGCCTCGCGGTGCGGCTCGGCCTGCCGGAGGACGTCGACGATCGGGCCGTGGCGGCGGATGCCCTGGCCCAGGGCATGGCTCCCGTGCCGCTATCCATGTGGTACGCCGAGCCGCCACGCCGTTCAGGCCTGCTGCTGGGCGTCACCAATCTGGTCGAACGTCGCCTTGCCTCGGACTGCGACCGATTGCTCGACC